AAATTTGGACTCAGAGGAAGACCATGAGGGTTTAGGGTGTGATTTGGGACAGGGCTTGTGTAGGCTACAGTACActtgaattattattagtatttcttATAATCAAAGCAATCAAATATAACTAGAATCAGAAAGGGCTTTATTGCCAGGGcatgtttaaatacaaaaagaatTTGTCTTGATAATCAAAGGagcaaatataaaatcaaaaagtaCAGACATGTTTACATACAAACATATAATTGAaggtaataaaattaaatataacactAATGATTAagagaataaatgtaaaataaagggaaagaaagaaaagaaacagatTTATGACTATGCAAATGTGCTATTTATAGATGAACAGTTTTGAGAAGTTATGATGTGCAGTCCTGagctgttatatatttttaggttttaggAATATGGCCTGAAGGAAAAAGCTGTTCTTGTGTCTGGCTGTTTTGGTGCTCAGTGCTCTGTAGCACTGGCCAAAGAGAAACAGTTCAAATAGGAAGTGGGCTGGGCGTGACAAATGAAGGAAATACAACCTCTGCTGggctttttttttggcaatagAGTCGATGTGAttgtcccacttcaggtcctgaGAGATGGTGGTGCCCAGGAATCTGAATGTCTCTATTGCTGCCACAGTGCTGTACATGAAGTTCACCATCACCTCCACTGTTTTGAGCGTGTTGAGTTTTAGGTTGTTGTGATTGGGGATAGTCAGCTGCTTAACCATATGCAGACTTGTCACCATCCTGAATGAGACCAATGACCATAGTTTCATCTGCAAACTTTAGGAGCTTTATAGAGGGGTCCCTTAAAGTACAGTGTTTGGAGGAGATCAGTAAGGAGACAACACATCCCTGGGGGCACCAGTGCTGATAGTGGGGGTACAAGATGTGAGTTTCCTCAGCCTCACTAGCTGCTGCCTGTCTGTCAGGaagctggtgatccactgaCAGATCGGGGTGGGCACGGAGAGCTGGGTCAAGATCAGGCATGATGGTACTGAAGGCCAAGCTGAAGTCCACAGATGAGATCCTTGTGTTATTCCCAGATTTGTCGAGGTGTTTCAAGATGTAATACAATCTTGTGTTGACTTAATCATTCACAGGTGATCAGTTTGATCTGTAGGCAAGCTGAAAAGGATCTAACAACCCTGGTTGAAAAACAACTGTATATGCtgattatgtatgttttgaatcatggctgctggtttgagctggtccttagctggtcatgagctggctTAAGCTGGTCCTAACATgatcatgtgctggtcctaagcaactagctcctgttcaggaccagcttaggaccagTTTAAGACCAGCTAAGGGCCAGCTCAAACTAGCTCATGACCAGttaaggaccagtttaaaccagctcaaaccagcagccatgattcaaaacatacataaccagcatatgctgttttttttttttttttgcaacaggGAAGGTCCAGTGATATTCTTCAGGTAGGCCAAGACCAGTCTCTCAAATGACTGAGTATTAGTCTCTAGTCACTCAGTATTAATCACAACAGCTTTCATAAATGTTATCATCAGATTTGTCTACCACACTTTTATTTTCCGTATCATTCACATTGACATAGTCCTCTTCAGAGTCATCAGTGTCCACATTAATATAGTCCTCTTCAGACTGATCAGTGTCCACATTAATATAGTCCTGTTCAGAGTGATCAGAGTCCACATTAATATAGTCCTGTTCAGAGTCATCATGATCCATGTTTTCACCAAGTTCTACATTTTCATAATCAGCCTCATCACCTTCTTCATTTTTGTTATCATGGGATGCACCTGCATATGTGTTAGCTGCACCTATAGACATTGCATGAAGAGGGACATAATTACATTAAAGTTGAAACAGAAGACATCATCTGACTTCTGATTTCTTTTATGAAATGCAACATTGTTACCTTTAGTAAAAGAGCACTTTGAATGAGTTTCCTTGttcctttgtttttgtcttctctTCAGCAGGAGGATGATTATGAGGACAGACAATAAGAGCAGCACAGCTGACACTGCAGCACCAATGACAGGAAGCAGGGAGGCTGAGAGAAACACACGTGTTTGAGTTAAACTTTCATTACCAGCAGTCCAGCTTGTTTTTAGACTCTTACACATCAGTACCTGTGATAGTGATTAGCAGCAGTTCAGAGGCAGATGAACGGAAGGAGCGTGAGGAGACACTGACTTCATAAACACAACTGTAGTTTCCCTCATGTGAATAATCTGCCTCAGAAAAGGAGAAGGAGGCAGAGTGACTGACAGCTGACTCACTCCTGGTGATGTTTGACCCTCTGAACAGGTGAAAAGAGCCTCCAGGATACTGAGATTCAGTGGAACAGATGATAGTGAAACTGTGGCCCCTGGTGATCACTGGCCCCTGAGACCCCACGACAAACTGTCCATCAGGAGCACTGTGGGAAATGTTGGGCTGctgcaaagtccactaaagaaaaaaatttacaagaacaatacatttatatggttacttttctttaaataaataaagatgactttaagaaatgcatctttttggaatcaaaattttaatccacagcaattttacaaaatgtctcaATTGCAAAAAAGGCATCATTACAAAATGTGTTTACTTATACGTTTACTAATGCATGTAATCTATGATGTAGGCAATGAGACAAGACTAAACACACTCACCCACAGTGATAATAACAGTGTTACTCAAAGGTGACTTGATGTTGTTTTGGTAGGAGTATTGACAGCTGTAGCTGCCTTGATGTGAAATGTCTACATTATGGTTGAAAGTCACACTAGATACATGTGTCTGGGAGGATACAGATAAACCATTTCTGAAGAGCTGGAATTCAGCATTAACATTACATCTTGGTTTAGGTGTTGTGCATCTGAACTGGATATTTTCTCCATGAGAAACAACTGCATGTGCGGAGGTCAGGGAAAGGGTCGGCATCTGCAGCTCACCtgcaaattaaatatgtattgtagTGGAGAGCACATTCTGGGGCCCAGTTTATGGCAAGGGGGCACCTCCCTGACCACATATTGGAcagaggtttgctacattttgattggatcttggtgaactaacataaacaaactgtccaacgcatcagataaagatgccaggacaacagccagacatctcTTAGAGCGCAAGAAGACCacctttggtacaaagcccgggaaggacagaacttcctattggtcaaaatgcagtttgtgcccttcacccaccttgagactgattcctaatggtttggcctgtgacccggccataaaaattccttaggacctccagatgcagcagcagtgggtgaaactaagagagatcatggagatctatccaaatccattcataactgttttcaaaccttaaaactgatgcacaatacaacacacacatcttatacttattcagagaaataagtattccaTGTGATAGCAAcgtgtagtgcaacatcttacacaaactcagctgttaatggacaaattaatgcatgcatgacagttcaatcttttcccatcatgtttggacttaatgtgttcgtaacattgccaaatgcattctggttatggtttggaaagtgaTAAACGCACTGGTgaaactttagtgacacttttctagctttgtgtttggactatgcaaataaattccacaggaggacAGAAGGGTGGGCCACCTTGTGtccccccactctgatggaatcagccaatcacagcatggaaatggagaagcaccaaattgcaatctcctcctcatcggaaagggataaaggtacctTTCCAAAAGACACTCTGAGTTTGAAACCCGTCTAGTTAATAGCAGAAACACCtccgttctgagtctccggcctgcaaaggtgagacaacaacagataccaagtccaagtctccagtttttgaggcagcaacagataaGACCACGTTCTGAGCCTCTAGCCTGTGAGGAAAGAGACAATCTATGTTCAGAGTCTTCGTCCAGTGAGATAACAACAGATGCAGTgtcctgagtctccatcctagagagacaaagcggattgttctgagtctctagcccagagaggcagaagacacacagacatttgcagcaaggttaagctccggcgagcaaaccttcacttcaggtacttttgcttgcgtgttccaagctaaggaccttcagcacctacttcagggccacatctgcgtgttccagatcttgggacccttggtgctccaggagatcagcatcctacagcgcttcatcttcaaggctgccgaaacggattcctgctcctttccccactgtactgccaccagtgccaccagtggaagaagtcgccgccaccggactgctcactcaacTGCAGCGAacataaatatcacttccaaacctcttccagagaccttggcattgttgtatattaccagtatatgattttctaatttacattagatattatatagctgactgcagttgataacaaatcttacatgtatttgtttgaggcataataaggttcttcaccttatttgtttcagagtagcaacagtttatccttccagataacgtagctctgacatagcaacacccaacataatcacttgctttttatgcatcttatgcactttattcctttttcattcatggtattcatttagtagttgttgattactcttgtctatcttttgttaataaaatttattttattacaatttgtgtcttccttgtgttgataatacagaagaggttctacaagttagagatcccaccaatctttcttatgtgatgtactcataaccacacattaactgacacgtgatccaagaatcataacgtcagctgtgacatgagtacccatcactaccctatttcacctccctaggttggcgaaagttAAATTCACTACCTTAATTGGTGTCACTAGGTTGGCGAAAGCtaaatttattacagtatttattctaAATAGTTTGTTAAGACATACTGTAATATAAACATGACATTCATGAAGCTTACTGTAATTTCTGTTGCTCATTTCTGCCCCAAATAATGTGTGAAGATGCTGAAGATTTTACTTACCTGAACAAACAACACCAGCATCTTCGCCATGATTACAGTCATGTTTTCCTAATCCACGGTGTGAACATTGTGTAAGAATTCCTTCACTTCCTGAACATCCCACATCATCCAACCAGATCTGACCACTTCCCTGGCCAAAATAAGCACTGCCATGTGCACTCACAGCTTTTCCACATCCCAACTGTCTGCACACCACAGCAGCATCATTCATGTCCCAGTTATCATCACACACGGTTCCCCACTGGCCATTATAAAGGATCTCAACTCTTCCACAGCATGAATCAGAACCATTGACCAACTTTATGTCTTGTAGTTGGCCTTGAAAATGAAAGtacaatgtaattaaaaatttattatttttggtatGCTGTAagtattttgcatatgtttgACATTGTTGGGAAAGAGTACCAAACATGCATAGCCCTATTATTTTCAGATGTtttcttataattattattacttgaaGCCAAACACTTaagatttatattgttttagttGCTGAAgtactatttttattacaagcaaacagcacattttcaaaacacttaGCTTTAGACAACAAATCTAAAGTTAGTAAAAAATTTAACCTaagaaaatactataaaatatcaAGATGTACAGCATATGCATTTTTACCTAAGCAGACGACACCTGCATCTTCATGATGACACAGTTATGTGTTCCAAATGAAGGATGTGAGCACTGTGTGAGTGATGATTCACTTCCTGAACATCCCACATCATCCAACCAGATTTGACCACTTCCCTGGCCAAAATGAGCACTGCCATTTGCACTCACAGCTCTTCCACATCCCAACTGTCTGCACACCACAGCAGCAtcattcatgtcccagtcatcATCACACACTGTCCCCCACTGGCCATTATAAAGGATCTCAACTCTTCCAGAGCATGAGTCAGAACCATTGACCAACTTTATGTCTGGTAGTTGGCCTTAAAAATGAtagtacaatgtaaataaaaagttgttatttttggttTGCTGTAAGTACTTTGCATATGTTTGACATTGTTGGGAGAAGAACACCAAACATGCATGGCCCCTATTATTTTCAGATCTTtgcttataattattattatttgaaaccAAACACTTAAGATTTATACTGTTTTAGTTGTTGAAgtactatttttattacaagcaaatagcacattttaaaaacacttagcTTTAAACAACCAGatctaaagttaaaaaaaaaatgtaacctaagaaaatactataaaatatcaAGGTGAACAGCAAAAGCATAATttgaaaacatgcatttttaccAAAGCAGACGACACCTGCATCTTCAGAATGACTACAGTTATGTGTTCCAAATGAAGGATGTGAGCACTGTGTGAGTGATGATTCATTTCCTGAACATCCCACATCATCCAACCAGATTTGACCACTTCCCTGGCCAAAATGAGCACTGCCATTTGCACTCACAGCTCTTCCACATCCCAACTGTCTGCACACCACAGCAGCATCATTCATGTCCCAGTCGTCATCACACACTGTCCCCCACTGGCCATTATAAAGGATCTCAACTCTTCCAGAGCATGAGTCAGAACCATTGACCAACTTTATGTCTGGTAGTTGGCCTTAAAAATGAtagtacaatgtaaataaaaagttgttatttttggttTGCTGTAAGTACTTTGCATATGTTTGACATTGTTGGGAGAAGAACACCAAACATGCATGGCCCCTATTATTTTCAGATCTTtgcttataattattattatttgaaaccAAACACTTAAGATTTATACTGTTTTAGTTGTTGAAgtactatttttattacaagcaaatagcacattttaaaaacacttagcTTTAAACAACCAGATCTAAAGttagtaaaaaaatgtaacctaagaaaatactataaaatatcaAGGTGAACAGCAAAAGCATAATttgaaaacatgcatttttaccAAAGCAGACGACACCTGCATCTTCATGATGACCACAGTTATGTTTTCCAAATGAAGGATGTGAGCACTGTGTGAGTGATGATTCACTTCCTGAACATCTCACATCATCCAACCAGATCTGACCACTTCCCTGACCAAAATGAGCACTGCTATATGCACTCACAGCTCTTCCACATCTCAACTGTCTGCACACCACAGCAGCATCATTCATGTCCCAGTCGTCATCACACACTGTCCCCCACTGGCCATTATAAAGGATCTCAACTCTTCCAGAGCAGTCATTATTACCATTCACCAGTCTGATACTGTAATgtcctaaaaaacaaaataacttcaTTATAATACAACTCACTTCCTACAACATGCTAAACTTGCAGACTAGTCAAAACAGTGACTGGTTATGTCATGATGCAGCTAGAATCAAATCTGTGTTTAAAAATAGGTGACTAACAGCTTGTTACTTACCAGTTACAGAAGTCAGAGAACTGGCTGTTGAGATGAAAAAACAAGGACATTTAAACATATTGTAGACTTACAATTAGATATGATTTAccaaataaaaacctttaaaaaattaaaggggtcatattaTGCTCtattacaaagtcttgattttgttttgggggtgtactagaacatgctctcatgcaaaaacacattatttttcacataatttacataattacaatacctttctccccagcctggcacaaatggatTGATTAGCTCTGggaatgtgttgtgattggttagccgtctcagtgcgttgtgattggcgaacagcttaccaaagcagcaagttccatgtacaactgttagtgcaagctagattaagtgatttttacattctaaatatggatatttttcttacaaaaacacatcaattcgctacaggaggcctttattgaccctCCTCCAAGGTCAGTAAAGCGGACAGCAGAGCCACTCATGTGGTCACTCAAATGTCACTCATATGGTAAAATTGGTCACGTTTCGCGAGCTTGTAGAAGTAAAGGTAAAACGACCAgtagagggagagaaagagacagcAGAGATAAAAAGAGCTCTGGTAGAAGCCATTGTGCATATAAAGCAGCGGAAAGTAACAGCGATGATTCTGTTGACACATTCACACTGGGTTGCATCAAGGAATACATAAAGAAAGTGAACAGTCAAAATCTAACTAAAGTGCAGCCATATACAGTTGACATGCAAATTGATGGGCACACAGTGAAGCTAGAAATAGACACTGGCTGTAGTATTACGCTCTTAAATGAAGAGACATTCAAGGAACTGAGAAAAAGTGGGAAAAGTACtaaataagtactaaaataaacttGAGACATATACAGGACAGCCAACCAAAGTGAGAGGCACCAGCCAGGTTGTAGTGGAGTACCAAGAGCAAAAGAGATCACTCCCTGTTGTTGTAGCGGCTGGCAATGGTCCGAACCTGCTGGGTTGGGGCTGGTTAGCAGAATTAAAATGATCATGGGACCAGATCAAGCATGACTGACAAGTTTTGCAGATTCAGACTGAACATAATTTATTGCAGAAGATGCTGGTGAAACACAGTGACCTTCTTAAAGAGGAACTAGGGACATTTCAAGCAAAACTCAAGCAAAAATTCATGTTTCTCCAGAGGCAGTGCCTAGATTTTTTCGCCCCAGATTAGTGCCCTATGCAAAATGATGAGGAGTTAAATTATCTACAAAAGGAACATGTAATCCGTCCAGTAAAGTACTCGGAGTGGGCTTCACCAGTAGTTCCGATTCGGAAGACTGATGGATCCATAAGGCTTTGCAGCACATTGTCTGGAGGTAAAAAGTTCCCTTAATTTGGACCTGAGTCATGCCTACCAGCAGGTGGTGGTCGACGAGGAGTCTCAGAAGTTTTCTGTTAGTCTAGATATCTTGATAAACAGGCATGGATACAGCAGACCACTTAGAGAACCTGGGGGCAGTGCTGAAAAGACTAGAAAATGCAGGGTTACTACTCAAGAGAGAGAAGTGTGTTCTTGCAAGACAGCGTTGAGTATCTAGGACATAGAATGAACGTGCACGGCCTTCAGCCTGTAGGAACGAAAGTGAAGGCTATAGTAGAGGGCCCATCTCTGTCAAATGTGTCAGAATTGAAGGCCTACTTGGGGTTATTAAACTACTATGGTAAATTTCTCACGAATTTAGCAACCCAGCAAGCaatttttggtctaaaaaaacgtatattagccgttgaaacacagcctagacgtctaggctaaaataaggttgtcattgggctgtcagtgaaaatttaatagacgtctaaaCATAGCCCTAGAAtagactataaatatatatatatataaatatatataaatatagaaataaaaccaaacaccttgtaaacgctgttgactttgcttacatgatgaaatatcatatatctcacaagtattttgccaaaaaatgacatgtaactAAATTCAAGATTATTTGGTCTAGAAGTGGGTTACAAATAGCCGGACTATATCGGGTCTATAGTTAAActagacgttgaaatgacgacTATTGCTTGCTGGGAACTTGCCTGGCCCCACTGTATGAGCTTTTGAAAAAAGGGAAATGCTGGGAGTGGCTAACAGAGCAGGAAGAGACTTTTCAGCATTCAAAGAAGCTGCTGCAATCAGTGAAAGTTCTGGTGCATTATTCAGCAGATAAAGAACTGGTATTAGCATGTGATGCATCCCCCTATGGACTAGGGGCTGTGTTATTGCACAGATTAGAAGATGGAAGTAAAAAAAAGACCAATAAG
This Labeo rohita strain BAU-BD-2019 unplaced genomic scaffold, IGBB_LRoh.1.0 scaffold_316, whole genome shotgun sequence DNA region includes the following protein-coding sequences:
- the LOC127160284 gene encoding deleted in malignant brain tumors 1 protein isoform X1, whose translation is MFKCPCFFISTASSLTSVTGHYSIRLVNGNNDCSGRVEILYNGQWGTVCDDDWDMNDAAVVCRQLRCGRAVSAYSSAHFGQGSGQIWLDDVRCSGSESSLTQCSHPSFGKHNCGHHEDAGVVCFGQLPDIKLVNGSDSCSGRVEILYNGQWGTVCDDDWDMNDAAVVCRQLGCGRAVSANGSAHFGQGSGQIWLDDVGCSGNESSLTQCSHPSFGTHNCSHSEDAGVVCFGQLQDIKLVNGSDSCCGRVEILYNGQWGTVCDDNWDMNDAAVVCRQLGCGKAVSAHGSAYFGQGSGQIWLDDVGCSGSEGILTQCSHRGLGKHDCNHGEDAGVVCSGELQMPTLSLTSAHAVVSHGENIQFRCTTPKPRCNVNAEFQLFRNGLSVSSQTHVSSVTFNHNVDISHQGSYSCQYSYQNNIKSPLSNTVIITVVNLQQPNISHSAPDGQFVVGSQGPVITRGHSFTIICSTESQYPGGSFHLFRGSNITRSESAVSHSSSFFFPEADFSHEGNYSCVYEVSVSSRSFRSSASELLLITITVNLEQPSISHSAPDGQFVVGSQGPVITRGHSFTIICSTESQYPGGSFHLFRGSNITRSESAVSHSASFSFPEADYSHEGNYSCVYEVSFSSHSFRSSASELLLITITASQLPVIGSALSVSAGLLLLSVLIIILLLKRRQKQRNKETVLRCSFRNGAANTYAGASYDKKNEEDDDADYENVQIYAKNMDCDDSEEDYVNADRDDSEEDYISADFTENKSVVEKSNENIYECCCDEY